One window of the Armatimonadota bacterium genome contains the following:
- a CDS encoding polyhydroxyalkanoate synthesis regulator, which translates to MMDLIKKSMNFGLGAAALSAEKLKQFADEAVSRGEMSSDEAKQFVDDVTKKAEEEKKSVQEWLREQMSKMLQQAGAAESAKVIELEQEIDMLEKRLSHLEKQVEEIGIVCPSKCE; encoded by the coding sequence ATGATGGACCTTATTAAAAAATCAATGAACTTTGGCCTTGGTGCGGCGGCGCTGAGCGCAGAAAAGCTCAAGCAATTCGCGGATGAGGCCGTCTCCAGGGGTGAAATGAGCTCTGATGAGGCAAAGCAGTTCGTCGATGATGTCACCAAAAAGGCTGAAGAGGAGAAGAAGTCCGTGCAGGAGTGGCTGCGTGAGCAGATGTCGAAAATGCTCCAGCAGGCTGGAGCCGCCGAGTCGGCAAAGGTGATCGAGCTGGAGCAGGAGATAGACATGCTTGAAAAACGCCTCAGCCATCTTGAAAAGCAGGTCGAAGAGATCGGCATTGTGTGTCCTTCCAAGTGCGAATAA
- a CDS encoding BCAM0308 family protein, translating to MNKSPVTIRRNVESYTDPYIDEESIEENSICGKCGFVYTAGRWYTQADLTKEKRAEGIQHETLCPACRKQRDHVPGGILKLSGRFIDAHKDEILSLIRNESNQALADNPLQRIMSLETVRGGIEIATTNEKLAQRLGKAIHRAYRGSIEYKWPGDDKLARVNWHRDA from the coding sequence GTGAATAAATCGCCGGTTACCATCAGACGCAACGTTGAATCATACACCGACCCTTATATCGACGAGGAGTCCATAGAAGAGAACAGCATTTGTGGAAAGTGCGGCTTTGTATATACGGCTGGGCGCTGGTATACGCAGGCTGATCTGACTAAAGAAAAAAGAGCTGAAGGAATTCAGCATGAAACGTTGTGCCCGGCCTGTAGGAAGCAGAGAGACCATGTTCCAGGCGGCATACTAAAGTTGAGCGGCAGGTTTATAGACGCTCATAAAGATGAAATTTTGAGCCTTATCCGCAATGAAAGCAATCAGGCGCTTGCTGATAATCCTTTGCAGAGGATCATGAGTCTGGAGACGGTAAGGGGCGGCATCGAGATAGCGACGACAAATGAAAAGCTTGCACAAAGGTTAGGCAAGGCGATACACAGGGCATACAGAGGCAGCATTGAATATAAGTGGCCTGGAGACGATAAACTGGCAAGAGTAAACTGGCACAGAGATGCATAA